A window from Pangasianodon hypophthalmus isolate fPanHyp1 chromosome 16, fPanHyp1.pri, whole genome shotgun sequence encodes these proteins:
- the asb14b gene encoding dynein axonemal heavy chain 12 isoform X3, with amino-acid sequence MEGLYDEEEWDEDEATQYMIEQSLSEYGKYRDQTPSDPTLEYIDHEEIFTAICAALLDHTSSSVHSVCMVTGNEDALKILVQNKAAMSMADNRGWIPLHQAAVQQKRSILEITFSASPQGSGESRTLKGETPLFLAVVNGLRVNATFLLQNGCNPDCQNEDEDTALVGVDQKCSLQRTALHEASLLGLEDCVYQLLQAGANPDACDANEHTPLGLAAQAGHLNVVEILLQKGASIWPQRHSVESVSVLFEAAASGNPDIISLLLEYGADPNTPTHTGHLPIHRAAYRGHLLALEQLIPVTKKEAIKDSGMSPLHSAAAGGHSQCLELLLNAGFDPNFMLHPRVRRNYDDERRSALYFAVSNSDVQSARLLLKAGAMPNQDPVNCLQVAMRLGNYELINTLLRYGANVNYYSRVNTTHFPSALQYAIKDEVMLRMLLNHGYDVQRCFDCPYGQGSHVPVDYEGWSVSVIRDVVFCEVITVSWLKHFTGQVVRILLDYVDHVTFCSKLKSILAEQKQWPEICRIQENTRSLKHLCRLKIRECLGRLRLRAPVFISFLPLPNTLKDYIRFTEYDIYSKGTMTDLE; translated from the exons ATGGAAGGACTGTATGATGAGGAAGAGTGGGATGAAGATGAAGCAACACAATACATGATTGAGCAGAGTCTGTCAGAATATGGCAAGTACAGAGATCAAACTCCTAG TGATCCCACTCTAGAATACATTGACCATGAAGAAATTTTTACAGCCATATGTGCAG CACTGCTGGACCATACATCCTCCTCTGTACATTCCGTATGTATGGTCACAGGAAATGAGGATGCCTTGAAGATTCTTGTGCAGAACAAGGCAGCCATGTCCATGGCAGACAACAGGGGATGGATCCCTCTGCATCAAGCAGCAGTACAGCAGAAAAGGAGCATTTTAGAGATCACTTTTTCAG CATCTCCTCAGGGGTCGGGTGAGTCCCGCACACTGAAAGGAGAGACTCCTCTCTTTCTTGCCGTTGTGAATGGTCTCAGAGTGAATGCTACGTTCCTGCTCCAGAATGGCTGCAACCCTGACTGTCAGAATGAGGATGAGGACACTGCATTAGTTGGGG TGGACCAAAAATGCAGCCTCCAGAGAACTGCTCTGCATGAAGCATCTCTGTTGGGGCTAGAGGACTGTGTGTACCAGCTTCTCCAGGCTGGTGCCAACCCAGATGCCTGTGATGCCAATGAACATACACCTTTAGGACTTGCAGCCCAAGCTGGGCATTTGAATGTTGTGGAAATCCTACTACAGAAAG GGGCCAGCATATGGCCACAGCGTCACTCTGTAGAGTCTGTATCAGTGCTGTTTGAGGCGGCAGCATCTGGAAACCCTGATATAATCTCACTGCTGTTGGAGTATGGAGCTGACCccaacactcccacacacacaggccatcTGCCCATTCACCGTGCTGCTTATCGAGGCCATCTGCT GGCACTGGAACAGCTGATCCCAGTGACTAAAAAAGAGGCCATTAAGGACAGTGGCATGAGCCCATTACATTCAGCTGCTGCAGGTGGACACTCTCAATGTCTTGAGCTGCTCTTGAATGCTGGATTTGACCCGAACTTCATGCTCCATCCACGGGTTCGCAGGAACTACGATGATGAGCGCAGATCAGCACTTTATTTTGCTGTGTCAAACAGCGATGTGCAGTCAGCGAGGTTACTGCTGAAAGCTGGTGCTATGCCAAACCAGGACCCTGTCAACTGTCTGCAAGTAGCCATGCGCCTGGGCAACTATGAACTGATCAACACGCTGCTGCGCTATGGAGCGAATGTGAACTACTACTCACGCGTAAATACTACACACTTCCCCTCGGCCCTACAATACGCAATAAAGGACGAGGTGATGCTCCGGATGCTGCTGAACCATGGCTATGATGTACAGCGCTGCTTTGACTGTCCCTATGGCCAGGGATCTCATGTCCCTGTGGACTATGAGGGCTGGAGCGTTTCTGTGATAAGAGATGTAGTG TTTTGTGAAGTGATAACAGTGTCCTGGCTCAAGCACTTTACAGGCCAGGTGGTAAGAATCTTGCTGGATTATGTCGACCATGTCACCTTCTGTTCCAAACTGAAGAGTATCCTGGCAGAACAGAAACAGTGGCCAGAAATATGCAGGATTCAAG aaaacacTCGAAGCCTGAAGCATTTATGTCGTCTTAAGATCCGTGAGTGCCTTGGTCGTCTGCGCCTTAGGGCTCCAGTTTTTATCAGCTTTTTACCTCTGCCAAACACTCTGAAGGACTATATCCGGTTCACAGAGTATGATATTTACAGCAAAGGAACTATGACGGACCTTGAATAA
- the asb14b gene encoding dynein axonemal heavy chain 12 isoform X1: MEGLYDEEEWDEDEATQYMIEQSLSEYGKYRDQTPSDPTLEYIDHEEIFTAICAALLDHTSSSVHSVCMVTGNEDALKILVQNKAAMSMADNRGWIPLHQAAVQQKRSILEITFSASPQGSGESRTLKGETPLFLAVVNGLRVNATFLLQNGCNPDCQNEDEDTALVGAIKNNQYDLASLLLRYNGTVDQKCSLQRTALHEASLLGLEDCVYQLLQAGANPDACDANEHTPLGLAAQAGHLNVVEILLQKGASIWPQRHSVESVSVLFEAAASGNPDIISLLLEYGADPNTPTHTGHLPIHRAAYRGHLLALEQLIPVTKKEAIKDSGMSPLHSAAAGGHSQCLELLLNAGFDPNFMLHPRVRRNYDDERRSALYFAVSNSDVQSARLLLKAGAMPNQDPVNCLQVAMRLGNYELINTLLRYGANVNYYSRVNTTHFPSALQYAIKDEVMLRMLLNHGYDVQRCFDCPYGQGSHVPVDYEGWSVSVIRDVVFCEVITVSWLKHFTGQVVRILLDYVDHVTFCSKLKSILAEQKQWPEICRIQENTRSLKHLCRLKIRECLGRLRLRAPVFISFLPLPNTLKDYIRFTEYDIYSKGTMTDLE, encoded by the exons ATGGAAGGACTGTATGATGAGGAAGAGTGGGATGAAGATGAAGCAACACAATACATGATTGAGCAGAGTCTGTCAGAATATGGCAAGTACAGAGATCAAACTCCTAG TGATCCCACTCTAGAATACATTGACCATGAAGAAATTTTTACAGCCATATGTGCAG CACTGCTGGACCATACATCCTCCTCTGTACATTCCGTATGTATGGTCACAGGAAATGAGGATGCCTTGAAGATTCTTGTGCAGAACAAGGCAGCCATGTCCATGGCAGACAACAGGGGATGGATCCCTCTGCATCAAGCAGCAGTACAGCAGAAAAGGAGCATTTTAGAGATCACTTTTTCAG CATCTCCTCAGGGGTCGGGTGAGTCCCGCACACTGAAAGGAGAGACTCCTCTCTTTCTTGCCGTTGTGAATGGTCTCAGAGTGAATGCTACGTTCCTGCTCCAGAATGGCTGCAACCCTGACTGTCAGAATGAGGATGAGGACACTGCATTAGTTGGGG CCATAAAGAATAATCAATACGACTTGGCCTCTCTTCTTCTACGTTATAATGGTACAGTGGACCAAAAATGCAGCCTCCAGAGAACTGCTCTGCATGAAGCATCTCTGTTGGGGCTAGAGGACTGTGTGTACCAGCTTCTCCAGGCTGGTGCCAACCCAGATGCCTGTGATGCCAATGAACATACACCTTTAGGACTTGCAGCCCAAGCTGGGCATTTGAATGTTGTGGAAATCCTACTACAGAAAG GGGCCAGCATATGGCCACAGCGTCACTCTGTAGAGTCTGTATCAGTGCTGTTTGAGGCGGCAGCATCTGGAAACCCTGATATAATCTCACTGCTGTTGGAGTATGGAGCTGACCccaacactcccacacacacaggccatcTGCCCATTCACCGTGCTGCTTATCGAGGCCATCTGCT GGCACTGGAACAGCTGATCCCAGTGACTAAAAAAGAGGCCATTAAGGACAGTGGCATGAGCCCATTACATTCAGCTGCTGCAGGTGGACACTCTCAATGTCTTGAGCTGCTCTTGAATGCTGGATTTGACCCGAACTTCATGCTCCATCCACGGGTTCGCAGGAACTACGATGATGAGCGCAGATCAGCACTTTATTTTGCTGTGTCAAACAGCGATGTGCAGTCAGCGAGGTTACTGCTGAAAGCTGGTGCTATGCCAAACCAGGACCCTGTCAACTGTCTGCAAGTAGCCATGCGCCTGGGCAACTATGAACTGATCAACACGCTGCTGCGCTATGGAGCGAATGTGAACTACTACTCACGCGTAAATACTACACACTTCCCCTCGGCCCTACAATACGCAATAAAGGACGAGGTGATGCTCCGGATGCTGCTGAACCATGGCTATGATGTACAGCGCTGCTTTGACTGTCCCTATGGCCAGGGATCTCATGTCCCTGTGGACTATGAGGGCTGGAGCGTTTCTGTGATAAGAGATGTAGTG TTTTGTGAAGTGATAACAGTGTCCTGGCTCAAGCACTTTACAGGCCAGGTGGTAAGAATCTTGCTGGATTATGTCGACCATGTCACCTTCTGTTCCAAACTGAAGAGTATCCTGGCAGAACAGAAACAGTGGCCAGAAATATGCAGGATTCAAG aaaacacTCGAAGCCTGAAGCATTTATGTCGTCTTAAGATCCGTGAGTGCCTTGGTCGTCTGCGCCTTAGGGCTCCAGTTTTTATCAGCTTTTTACCTCTGCCAAACACTCTGAAGGACTATATCCGGTTCACAGAGTATGATATTTACAGCAAAGGAACTATGACGGACCTTGAATAA
- the asb14b gene encoding dynein axonemal heavy chain 12 isoform X2, translating to MEGLYDEEEWDEDEATQYMIEQSLSEYGKYRDQTPSDPTLEYIDHEEIFTAICAGNEDALKILVQNKAAMSMADNRGWIPLHQAAVQQKRSILEITFSASPQGSGESRTLKGETPLFLAVVNGLRVNATFLLQNGCNPDCQNEDEDTALVGAIKNNQYDLASLLLRYNGTVDQKCSLQRTALHEASLLGLEDCVYQLLQAGANPDACDANEHTPLGLAAQAGHLNVVEILLQKGASIWPQRHSVESVSVLFEAAASGNPDIISLLLEYGADPNTPTHTGHLPIHRAAYRGHLLALEQLIPVTKKEAIKDSGMSPLHSAAAGGHSQCLELLLNAGFDPNFMLHPRVRRNYDDERRSALYFAVSNSDVQSARLLLKAGAMPNQDPVNCLQVAMRLGNYELINTLLRYGANVNYYSRVNTTHFPSALQYAIKDEVMLRMLLNHGYDVQRCFDCPYGQGSHVPVDYEGWSVSVIRDVVFCEVITVSWLKHFTGQVVRILLDYVDHVTFCSKLKSILAEQKQWPEICRIQENTRSLKHLCRLKIRECLGRLRLRAPVFISFLPLPNTLKDYIRFTEYDIYSKGTMTDLE from the exons ATGGAAGGACTGTATGATGAGGAAGAGTGGGATGAAGATGAAGCAACACAATACATGATTGAGCAGAGTCTGTCAGAATATGGCAAGTACAGAGATCAAACTCCTAG TGATCCCACTCTAGAATACATTGACCATGAAGAAATTTTTACAGCCATATGTGCAG GAAATGAGGATGCCTTGAAGATTCTTGTGCAGAACAAGGCAGCCATGTCCATGGCAGACAACAGGGGATGGATCCCTCTGCATCAAGCAGCAGTACAGCAGAAAAGGAGCATTTTAGAGATCACTTTTTCAG CATCTCCTCAGGGGTCGGGTGAGTCCCGCACACTGAAAGGAGAGACTCCTCTCTTTCTTGCCGTTGTGAATGGTCTCAGAGTGAATGCTACGTTCCTGCTCCAGAATGGCTGCAACCCTGACTGTCAGAATGAGGATGAGGACACTGCATTAGTTGGGG CCATAAAGAATAATCAATACGACTTGGCCTCTCTTCTTCTACGTTATAATGGTACAGTGGACCAAAAATGCAGCCTCCAGAGAACTGCTCTGCATGAAGCATCTCTGTTGGGGCTAGAGGACTGTGTGTACCAGCTTCTCCAGGCTGGTGCCAACCCAGATGCCTGTGATGCCAATGAACATACACCTTTAGGACTTGCAGCCCAAGCTGGGCATTTGAATGTTGTGGAAATCCTACTACAGAAAG GGGCCAGCATATGGCCACAGCGTCACTCTGTAGAGTCTGTATCAGTGCTGTTTGAGGCGGCAGCATCTGGAAACCCTGATATAATCTCACTGCTGTTGGAGTATGGAGCTGACCccaacactcccacacacacaggccatcTGCCCATTCACCGTGCTGCTTATCGAGGCCATCTGCT GGCACTGGAACAGCTGATCCCAGTGACTAAAAAAGAGGCCATTAAGGACAGTGGCATGAGCCCATTACATTCAGCTGCTGCAGGTGGACACTCTCAATGTCTTGAGCTGCTCTTGAATGCTGGATTTGACCCGAACTTCATGCTCCATCCACGGGTTCGCAGGAACTACGATGATGAGCGCAGATCAGCACTTTATTTTGCTGTGTCAAACAGCGATGTGCAGTCAGCGAGGTTACTGCTGAAAGCTGGTGCTATGCCAAACCAGGACCCTGTCAACTGTCTGCAAGTAGCCATGCGCCTGGGCAACTATGAACTGATCAACACGCTGCTGCGCTATGGAGCGAATGTGAACTACTACTCACGCGTAAATACTACACACTTCCCCTCGGCCCTACAATACGCAATAAAGGACGAGGTGATGCTCCGGATGCTGCTGAACCATGGCTATGATGTACAGCGCTGCTTTGACTGTCCCTATGGCCAGGGATCTCATGTCCCTGTGGACTATGAGGGCTGGAGCGTTTCTGTGATAAGAGATGTAGTG TTTTGTGAAGTGATAACAGTGTCCTGGCTCAAGCACTTTACAGGCCAGGTGGTAAGAATCTTGCTGGATTATGTCGACCATGTCACCTTCTGTTCCAAACTGAAGAGTATCCTGGCAGAACAGAAACAGTGGCCAGAAATATGCAGGATTCAAG aaaacacTCGAAGCCTGAAGCATTTATGTCGTCTTAAGATCCGTGAGTGCCTTGGTCGTCTGCGCCTTAGGGCTCCAGTTTTTATCAGCTTTTTACCTCTGCCAAACACTCTGAAGGACTATATCCGGTTCACAGAGTATGATATTTACAGCAAAGGAACTATGACGGACCTTGAATAA